From the Daucus carota subsp. sativus chromosome 8, DH1 v3.0, whole genome shotgun sequence genome, one window contains:
- the LOC108199098 gene encoding protein LIGHT-DEPENDENT SHORT HYPOCOTYLS 4, with translation MMNMNSSGSQQEVNSCPDLDTTSMVMTTTTSTNSIMTSASSSSASSPTTLSRYENQKRRDWNTFGQYLRNHRPPLSLSRCSGAHVLEFLRYLDQFGKTKVHNQLCPFFGHPNPPGPCPCPLRQAWGSLDALIGRLRAAYEENGGKPEANPFGARAVRLYLREVRDSQSKARGISYEKKKRKRPGQLQQQQGAPPALPPPS, from the coding sequence ATGATGAACATGAACTCCTCTGGTAGCCAACAAGAAGTGAATTCCTGTCCAGATCTTGACACAACCAGCATGGTCATGACCACAACCACAAGCACAAACTCAATAATGACCTCAGCCTCCTCCTCCTCCGCATCTTCCCCAACAACCCTAAGCCGATACGAGAACCAAAAGCGCCGAGACTGGAACACCTTCGGCCAATACCTCCGCAACCACCGCCCTCCGCTGTCACTATCCCGGTGCAGCGGCGCTCACGTCCTCGAATTCCTCCGGTACCTTGACCAGTTTGGGAAAACCAAGGTCCATAATCAGCTATGCCCCTTTTTCGGGCATCCGAACCCCCCTGGCCCCTGCCCGTGCCCGCTTAGGCAGGCTTGGGGCAGCCTGGATGCCCTCATAGGCCGCCTTCGGGCGGCCTATGAAGAAAATGGGGGCAAGCCGGAAGCGAACCCTTTCGGGGCAAGAGCGGTTAGGCTTTATCTACGTGAAGTACGCGATTCGCAGTCGAAAGCGAGAGGGATCAGCtatgagaagaagaagaggaagagacCAGGTCAGCTTCAACAACAACAAGGTGCACCTCCTGCATTGCCTCCTCCAAGTTAG
- the LOC108199094 gene encoding putative E3 ubiquitin-protein ligase XBAT35 produces MGQQQSKDELLYQQVNYGNIEGIKSLRSDGAGLEWIDKEGKTPLILACMNPELINVAKTLIELGANVNAYRPGRHAGTPLHHASKRGLEQTVKLLISHGANALMMNDDCVSPLGVAREKGYANVVRAIEGHICLFSGWLREFYGPGFLGLLAPQLLSRKVWVVILPCGSRNFTRPLKLELAIYVSPQDAQPRTTIALWKANLEEPKYNQADSSVVISDISNNKSLLKLGPVDESDKEQLKRFCNACKGIPQVVHAFHPQAPTVLVSAPPVKEDMELAMAINASLQSSMQESQVISSQLGSGGHASTSGTTPTDDISYNCSVDPSLPASHKGSTSKSEVQEVIPSGNSDSQSGIQSFVPTTLESLNPAPSPSAPPMADAEFDAGPIHYPSIDSSLVDLSSPATESLPTAAVGKKQDDEASSSCVICLDAPVEGACIPCGHMAGCMSCLNGIKAKKWGCPVCRAKIDQVIRLYAV; encoded by the exons atgggGCAGCAACAATCTAAAGACGAATTGCTGTATCAACAAGTTAATTACGGCAATATCGAAGGCATCAAATCTCTTCGCAGCGATGGCGCTGGCCTTGAG TGGATTGATAAAGAAGGGAAGACTCCGCTTATTTTAGCTTGTATGAACCCGGAGCTTATTAATGTTGCCAAAACTTTGATAGAATTGGGTGCCAATGTTAATGCTTATCGCCCCG GTCGTCATGCCGGGACTCCTCTGCATCATGCTTCAAAAAGAGGTCTTGAACAGACAGTTAAGTTGCTTATTTCCCATGGAG CAAATGCTTTGATGATGAATGATGATTGTGTATCTCCACTTGGTGTTGCAAGAGAGAAAGGGTATGCCAACGTTGTCCGTGCAATCGAG GGCCATATCTGTTTGTTCTCAGGTTGGCTGCGCGAATTTTATGGGCCGGGCTTTCTTGGACTACTTGCTCCTCAATTGCTTTCGAGAAAAGT TTGGGTTGTTATATTGCCATGTGGTTCACGTAATTTCACAAGGccattgaagttggaacttGCAATATATGTCAGTCCTCAG GATGCACAGCCTCGAACCACTATAGCATTATGGAAAGCCAATTTGGAGGAACCAAAATATAACCAGGCTGATTCTTCAGTGGTCATTTCCGATATATCCAACAACA AGTCACTACTTAAACTTGGTCCCGTTGATGAGAGTGACAAAGAACAGTTGAAGCGGTTTTGTAATGCTTGTAAGGGAATTCCCCAG gtTGTGCATGCTTTTCATCCACAAGCACCGACTGTCCTGGTAAGTGCCCCACCAGTAAAAGAAGATATGGAACTAGCTATGGCGATCAATGCCTCCCTTCAGTCATCTATGCAGGAGTCTCAGGTTATTAGTAGCCAACTTGGTTCAGGAGGACACGCGTCTACAAGTGGGACTACTCCTACAGATGATATCAGTTACAACTGTTCTGTTGATCCTAGTTTGCCTGCGTCTCATAAAGGATCCACCAGTAAATCAGAAGTCCAGGAAGTAATTCCGAGTGGAAATTCTGATAGCCAGAGTGGGATCCAGTCTTTTGTTCCAACAACACTCGAGAGTCTGAATCCAGCCCCATCCCCTTCAGCTCCACCTATGGCAGATGCTGAATTTGATGCTGGTCCGATCCATTATCCATCAATCGATTCGTCGCTTGTTGACTTGTCCTCTCCAGCTACTGAGAGTTTACCTACTGCAGCAGTTGGAAAAAAACAAGATGATGAAGCTTCTTCATCGTGTGTAATATGTTTAGATGCCCCAGTTGAGGGAGCTTGTATCCCATGTGGTCACATGGCTGGATGCATGTCATGTTTGAATGGTATCAAAGCAAAGAAATGGGGTTGTCCTGTTTGCCGTGCCAAAATTGATCAGGTGATACGGTTATATGCTGTTTGA
- the LOC108198914 gene encoding uncharacterized protein LOC108198914 produces MSSFKLNKKLLSATKAWNKFTNKIRAKTTNLNISKSIRLATSHLLSLYHKTTLRFLNRQRRRNLTNLYVRNSPSAAIYVDKLFSESTSKSLHKEKEKAGSSRSRNSGAAKFENTNMKINKFEKQSVCNEFDVDEAWKKVVSSSASPLRVDERAEEFISKFRQEMEIQREQSILDYQEMLARGL; encoded by the coding sequence ATGTCCAGTTTCAAATTAAACAAGAAGCTCCTCTCCGCCACAAAGGCGTGGAACAAATTCACCAATAAAATCCGAGCCAAAACAACCAACCTCAACATCTCTAAATCAATCAGACTCGCCACATCTCATCTCCTGTCTTTGTACCATAAAACAACTCTCCGGTTCTTAAACCGACAACGTCGCCGCAATCTAACCAATCTTTACGTTCGAAACAGCCCCTCTGCAGCCATCTATGTTGACAAGCTTTTCTCCGAGTCCACGTCGAAATCGTTgcacaaagaaaaagaaaaagcaggCAGTTCAAGAAGTCGGAATAGTGGTGCTGCAAAATTCGAAAATACGAACATGAAAATTAATAAGTTCGAAAAACAAAGTGTGTGCAACGAATTTGACGTTGATGAGGCTTGGAAAAAGGTTGTGTCGTCGAGTGCATCGCCGCTTAGAGTTGACGAGAGGGCTGAGGAGTTTATTTCAAAGTTTCGTCAAGAAATGGAGATTCAGAGAGAGCAATCTATACTTGACTACCAAGAAATGCTCGCTCGAGGCTTATAG
- the LOC108199904 gene encoding malate dehydrogenase, which yields MAKEPARVLVTGAAGQIGYALVPMIARGVMLGLDQPVILHMLDIPPAAEALNGVKMELVDAAFPLLKGVVATTDVVEACTGVNYAVMVGGFPRKEGMERKDVMTKNVSIYKSQASALEKHAAANCKVLVVANPANTNALILKEFAPSIPEKNITCLTRLDHNRALGQISERLNVQVSDVKNAIIWGNHSSTQYPDVNHATVGGKPVRELVADDEWLNGEFIKTVQQRGAAIIKARKLSSALSAASSACDHIRDWVLGTPEGTWVSMGVYSDGSYNVPAGLIYSFPVTCANGEWKIVQGLSIDEFSRKKLDLTAEELSEEKALAYSCLS from the exons ATGGCCAAGGAACCAGCCAGAGTTCTCGTCACCGGTGCTGCTG GACAAATCGGATATGCTCTTGTACCGATGATTGCCAGAGGAGTGATGTTGGGTCTTGACCAACCGGTAATCCTCCACATGCTTGATATTCCACCAGCTGCTGAAGCTTTGAATGGAGTGAAAATGGAGTTGGTCGATGCTGCTTTTCCCCTCTTGAAAG GTGTTGTTGCAACAACTGATGTTGTTGAGGCATGCACTGGAGTTAACTATGCAGTAATGGTTGGTGGATTCCCGAGAAAAGAAGGCATGGAAAGGAAGGATGTGATGACAAAGAATGTGTCCATTTACAAGAGTCAAGCTTCAGCTCTTGAGAAGCATGCTGCTGCAAACTGCAAG GTCCTGGTAGTTGCAAACCCTGCCAACACCAACGCGTTGATCTTGAAGGAATTTGCACCATCCATCCCTGAGAAGAACATAACTTGTCTTACAAGATTAGATCATAACAGGGCACTTGGTCAAATCTCTGAGAGATTGAATGTTCAAGTATCCGATGTTAAGAATGCTATCATCTGGGGAAATCACTCATCAACACAGTATCCTGATGTCAACCATGCAACTGTTGGGGGAAAGCCTGTCAGAGAGCTTGTTGCTGATGATGAATG GTTGAATGGAGAATTCATTAAAACTGTCCAACAACGTGGTGCTGCAATTATCAAAGCTAGAAAGCTCTCCAGTGCATTATCTGCTGCTAGTTCAGCTTGTGACCACATTCGTGATTGGGTCCTTGGGACACCAGAG GGTACTTGGGTTTCTATGGGAGTATACTCTGATGGCTCATACAATGTGCCAGCCGGGCTTATCTATTCCTTCCCAGTAACCTGCGCTAATGGAGAATGGAAAATTGTTCAAG GACTTTCcattgacgaattctcaaggaAGAAACTGGACTTGACGGCTGAGGAACTCAGTGAGGAGAAGGCATTGGCATACTCCTGCCTCTCTTAA